The Alteripontixanthobacter sp. genome has a window encoding:
- the raiA gene encoding ribosome-associated translation inhibitor RaiA, giving the protein MDIRISGHQVETGSALQDHATDRLDAIVEKYFSRAISSHVTFGKAPAGAFGCDIVTHVMHGLILKAHAEAHDAHQAFDQAAAKIEKQLRRYKSRLKDRHEQAQHSAREEEAAYTIFAATMEEEEDTQEAPDAPLVVAETKVDIPECSVADAVMMLDLRDTGALFFKNGKTERHNMVYRRRDGSIGWVEPAQT; this is encoded by the coding sequence ATGGATATTCGCATTTCAGGACATCAGGTGGAAACCGGCTCTGCCCTGCAGGACCATGCCACGGACCGGCTGGACGCGATCGTGGAGAAATATTTCAGCCGCGCGATTTCCAGCCACGTCACCTTCGGCAAGGCACCCGCTGGCGCGTTCGGATGCGATATCGTGACCCACGTGATGCACGGCCTCATCCTGAAAGCCCATGCCGAGGCACATGACGCGCATCAGGCGTTCGACCAGGCGGCGGCCAAGATCGAAAAGCAGCTGCGCCGTTACAAGAGCCGGTTGAAAGACCGCCACGAACAGGCCCAGCATTCCGCGCGCGAGGAAGAGGCAGCCTATACGATCTTCGCCGCCACGATGGAGGAAGAGGAAGATACACAGGAGGCGCCCGATGCGCCGCTGGTGGTTGCCGAAACCAAGGTCGATATCCCCGAATGCAGCGTGGCGGATGCGGTAATGATGCTCGATCTGCGCGATACCGGCGCACTGTTTTTCAAGAACGGCAAGACCGAGCGGCACAACATGGTCTATCGCCGCCGCGACGGTTCGATCGGTTGGGTCGAACCGGCGCAAACCTGA
- a CDS encoding DUF1491 family protein gives MRLPAHIEVSGLIRAVNAAGGFATVLAKGEKDAGTILLLTVARDQTTKLYERMPQLDGSRPFSLSREENPENKQEFAEYLMKRRRQDRDTWLVELDIADAERFIETAGTLS, from the coding sequence ATGCGCCTGCCCGCTCATATCGAAGTTTCTGGGCTGATCCGGGCAGTCAATGCTGCGGGCGGCTTTGCGACGGTTCTGGCAAAGGGTGAAAAGGATGCCGGGACAATCCTGTTATTAACCGTCGCCAGAGACCAAACCACGAAACTTTACGAAAGGATGCCGCAACTCGACGGGTCGCGCCCTTTCTCTCTTTCCAGAGAAGAAAATCCTGAAAACAAACAGGAATTCGCAGAATATCTCATGAAAAGACGGCGGCAGGACAGAGACACGTGGTTGGTGGAACTGGACATCGCGGATGCGGAACGTTTCATCGAAACGGCGGGAACGTTAAGTTGA
- a CDS encoding PaaI family thioesterase — protein MTEVDPGGAQSHYRALERLYRAAPINTKFASRLELPERGRSRLVFTVSDDNYHAAGAAHGTVYFKMLDDAAFYAANTLVTDRFLLTTSFNLHFTKPVRAGEVVAEGRWVSGKRRVLVAESRLVDEEGDEIGRGTGTFMRSHIPLSGLAGYSERTD, from the coding sequence ATGACCGAAGTCGATCCCGGCGGGGCGCAATCGCATTATCGGGCGCTGGAACGGCTTTACCGGGCCGCGCCGATCAATACGAAATTTGCCTCCCGCCTGGAATTGCCGGAACGCGGCCGGTCGCGGCTGGTCTTTACCGTCAGCGACGATAATTACCACGCGGCGGGCGCCGCGCACGGAACCGTCTATTTCAAGATGCTCGACGATGCGGCGTTCTATGCTGCGAATACGCTGGTTACCGACCGTTTCCTGCTGACCACATCGTTCAACCTGCATTTCACCAAGCCCGTTCGTGCGGGCGAAGTGGTGGCAGAAGGCCGCTGGGTCAGCGGCAAGCGCCGCGTGCTCGTCGCCGAATCGCGGCTGGTTGACGAAGAAGGCGATGAAATCGGCCGCGGCACCGGCACGTTCATGCGCTCCCACATCCCGCTATCCGGGCTGGCCGGTTATAGCGAACGGACGGACTAA